A genomic window from Cutibacterium acnes includes:
- the guaA gene encoding glutamine-hydrolyzing GMP synthase: protein MEQLHDVVLVVDFGAQYAQLIARRVREANVYSEIVPHNMPVRDMLAKEPAAIILSGGPASVYAEGAPSVDPALFNAGVPVLGICYGFQAMAQALGGQVAHTGASEYGRTSLCITSAGQLLSRIPHTISVWMSHGDSVSRAPEGFSTLARTAGAPVAAFEDVERRLVGVQWHPEVHHTESGQTVLEHFLFDIAGCRPDWNASSIVGDQIAQIRGQVGDRRVICGLSGGVDSAVAAALVQRAVGDQLTCVFVDHGLLRQGEAEQVKNDFVAATGADLVVADESQRFLDALAGVTDPETKRKIIGREFIRTFEDVAKRLNADQPIDFLVQGTLYPDVVESGGGEGAANIKSHHNVGGLPDDLQFSLVEPLRTLFKDEVRAVGLELGLPEDIVWRQPFPGPGLAIRIIGEVTAERLEVLRTADAITREEMGAAGLDRKVWQCPVVLLSDVHSVGVQGDGRTYGSPIVLRPVTSEDAMTADWARIPYDVLEKISTRITNACPQINRVVLDITSKPPATIEWE, encoded by the coding sequence ATGGAACAACTTCACGACGTCGTTCTGGTGGTCGACTTCGGCGCGCAGTACGCCCAGCTCATTGCCCGCCGGGTGCGTGAGGCGAATGTTTACTCCGAGATCGTCCCGCATAACATGCCAGTGCGCGACATGCTCGCTAAGGAACCCGCCGCCATTATTCTTTCGGGTGGTCCGGCCTCGGTCTACGCAGAGGGCGCCCCGAGCGTCGACCCGGCGTTGTTTAACGCTGGTGTGCCGGTGCTGGGCATCTGCTATGGATTCCAGGCCATGGCCCAGGCTCTCGGCGGTCAGGTGGCTCATACCGGAGCATCGGAGTATGGACGCACCAGCCTGTGCATTACGTCCGCGGGGCAGCTTCTGTCCCGTATTCCCCACACCATCAGCGTGTGGATGAGTCACGGCGATTCCGTCTCCCGTGCCCCGGAGGGATTTTCGACGTTGGCCCGCACTGCGGGTGCGCCGGTGGCGGCGTTTGAAGACGTTGAGCGCAGGCTCGTTGGCGTGCAGTGGCACCCCGAAGTGCACCACACGGAGTCCGGACAGACGGTGCTCGAGCACTTCCTTTTCGACATTGCCGGATGCCGTCCTGACTGGAATGCTAGCTCGATCGTCGGCGACCAGATCGCGCAGATTCGTGGTCAGGTTGGTGACCGGCGCGTCATCTGCGGACTGTCGGGCGGCGTCGATTCTGCTGTTGCTGCGGCTTTGGTGCAGCGCGCTGTGGGCGACCAGCTCACCTGCGTTTTCGTCGATCACGGACTGCTGCGTCAAGGGGAGGCTGAGCAAGTCAAGAATGACTTCGTCGCCGCCACGGGCGCTGATTTGGTGGTGGCTGATGAGTCGCAGCGCTTCCTGGATGCCCTCGCCGGGGTCACCGATCCTGAGACCAAGCGCAAGATCATTGGACGCGAGTTCATTCGGACCTTTGAGGATGTTGCCAAGCGTCTCAACGCTGACCAGCCGATCGACTTCTTGGTGCAGGGAACTTTGTATCCCGACGTCGTCGAGTCTGGTGGCGGCGAGGGCGCTGCCAATATCAAGAGCCACCATAATGTTGGTGGGCTCCCCGACGACCTCCAGTTCAGTCTCGTTGAGCCATTGCGCACCCTCTTTAAGGACGAGGTGCGAGCCGTCGGACTCGAACTTGGTCTGCCCGAGGACATCGTGTGGCGTCAGCCCTTCCCGGGCCCGGGGCTGGCTATCCGCATTATTGGCGAAGTCACCGCGGAGCGTCTGGAGGTGTTACGCACTGCCGATGCCATCACACGTGAGGAAATGGGGGCCGCGGGCCTGGATCGCAAGGTATGGCAGTGCCCGGTCGTCCTCCTCAGTGATGTCCATTCGGTAGGGGTACAGGGTGACGGGCGTACTTATGGTTCTCCCATTGTGCTTCGCCCGGTGACGAGCGAGGACGCCATGACTGCGGACTGGGCACGTATCCCGTACGACGTGCTGGAAAAGATCTCGACTCGCATTACGAATGCGTGTCCGCAAATCAACCGGGTGGTACTCGACATCACATCTAAGCCGCCGGCTACCATCGAGTGGGAGTGA
- a CDS encoding methionine ABC transporter permease: MNDYLRPIYLQSIWETLFMALITLVIGGICGLVLGILLYATRRGGLLANKIVHTILNVIVNIIRPIPFIIFMTAIAPLTLKVIGTTIGVRAATFPLCIAATFAISRIVEQNLVTVDPGVIEAARAMGAGPWRILFDVVAREALGPLILGYTYILIAIVDMTAIAGALGGGGLGQFAITYGYQRYNWAVTAVAVVTIIIVVQLAQFLGNWLARRALRR, translated from the coding sequence ATGAACGACTATTTGCGCCCCATCTATCTTCAGTCGATTTGGGAAACCCTCTTCATGGCCCTTATCACCCTCGTCATTGGGGGAATCTGCGGCCTGGTACTGGGAATCTTGCTGTATGCCACCCGGCGTGGTGGCCTGCTGGCCAACAAGATCGTTCACACCATCCTCAACGTCATCGTCAACATCATCAGGCCGATCCCGTTCATTATCTTTATGACGGCGATCGCTCCCCTCACCCTCAAGGTCATCGGCACCACCATCGGGGTGCGGGCGGCCACCTTCCCTCTGTGCATCGCAGCGACCTTCGCCATCTCCCGGATTGTTGAGCAGAATCTTGTCACCGTCGATCCTGGGGTTATTGAGGCGGCCCGCGCGATGGGGGCCGGGCCGTGGCGGATCCTCTTTGACGTCGTTGCCCGGGAGGCGCTAGGGCCGCTGATTCTCGGTTACACCTACATCCTCATTGCGATCGTCGATATGACGGCCATCGCCGGCGCTTTGGGTGGCGGTGGTCTAGGTCAATTCGCTATTACTTACGGTTACCAGCGTTACAACTGGGCAGTCACAGCCGTCGCAGTGGTGACGATCATCATCGTCGTACAGTTGGCGCAGTTCCTGGGCAACTGGTTAGCTCGCCGCGCGCTACGGCGGTAA
- a CDS encoding PspC domain-containing protein: MTKLIRPSEGRIIGGVCQGIANSLNLDPTVVRVVAALLILMAGSGPLIYLVLWAIIPDEGSGSSMVTDLADRTRSPHKPEGTQGSSAPFDPYKD; the protein is encoded by the coding sequence ATGACCAAGCTCATACGCCCCAGCGAGGGGCGCATCATCGGCGGCGTCTGCCAAGGTATCGCTAACTCCCTCAATCTCGACCCCACCGTCGTCCGCGTCGTCGCGGCCCTCCTCATTCTCATGGCAGGTTCCGGACCGCTCATCTACCTCGTCCTATGGGCCATCATCCCCGACGAGGGCAGCGGATCGAGTATGGTGACAGACCTGGCCGACCGGACCCGTTCTCCGCACAAACCTGAAGGCACGCAAGGTTCCAGCGCCCCCTTCGACCCGTACAAGGATTGA
- the pcrA gene encoding DNA helicase PcrA — translation MTTPDLFSFFESAHERRSSVEPGVLPTYAPVTAGAASPADLLVDLNEPQREAVLHAGSPVLVVAGAGSGKTRVLTRRIAHLVGDRGVHPGSILAITFTNKAAAEMKARVVDLVGNRAKPMWVSTFHSAAVRILRTDIDRLGISRNFSIYDDTDAKRLITLVTRDQNLDPKKFQPRAIMNWISHQKNELIAPDQAVAAAKSGNDRINGDVYVEYQRRLRAANALDFDDLIMCTVTVLRQFPEVREQYRRRFRHVLVDEYQDTNTAQYQFIRELCGDDPVELDDGARSVDPPELMVVGDSDQSIYAFRGATIRNIIDFEKDFPGARTILLEQNYRSTQTILTAANNLIKVNLNRPAKNLWTDQGDGDKIVGYVADTEHDEAAWVARRIDELVDEGRTSYGQVAVFYRTNAQSRAFEDVFIRTGLPYRVVGGVRFYERKEVRDAVSYLRAIANPSDDVSLRRILNTPRRGIGARAEAAVEMFATARRISFWEALKRIDEIDGLATRSVNQIRAFVSLMDDHIAMVGQGKRADEIANSILKESGYITELENSKDPQDETRLENLVELVSVAQEFVARVHAVDIDEAEQGNVEDLELSGDDSLPAFLEQIALVADSDQVPADSDGVVTLMTLHTAKGLEFDTVFITGFEDGVFPHMRSLADATELSEERRLAYVGITRARKQLFVSRASVRTMWGQAQYNPPSRFIDEIPEHLIEWERIGQASVGWSTSASGRSQSARGALRDDTPAFGSGRGSASALKGRTLALSVGDKVLHSTFGLGTVKATSGQGDNAKADVDFGSAGLKRLALRFAPLEKL, via the coding sequence ATGACGACACCGGATCTGTTTTCGTTTTTCGAATCGGCTCATGAGAGACGCAGCTCTGTTGAGCCAGGGGTTTTGCCGACCTATGCCCCCGTGACGGCCGGAGCAGCCTCTCCTGCTGACTTACTGGTTGATCTCAACGAGCCCCAACGTGAGGCGGTGTTGCACGCCGGTTCGCCGGTCCTCGTTGTCGCGGGGGCAGGCTCGGGAAAGACGAGAGTTCTCACGCGACGCATCGCTCACCTGGTGGGGGACCGAGGCGTTCATCCTGGGTCGATTTTGGCGATCACCTTCACCAATAAAGCGGCGGCCGAGATGAAGGCGCGCGTCGTTGACCTGGTGGGAAATCGCGCTAAACCGATGTGGGTGTCAACCTTCCATTCTGCTGCGGTGAGAATACTACGCACCGACATTGACCGTCTGGGCATTTCCCGTAATTTCTCAATCTATGACGATACGGACGCTAAAAGGCTTATCACTCTCGTTACCCGTGACCAGAATCTGGATCCTAAGAAGTTCCAGCCTCGCGCTATCATGAACTGGATCTCACATCAAAAAAACGAGCTCATTGCCCCGGATCAAGCAGTCGCGGCTGCCAAAAGCGGAAATGATCGAATTAATGGTGACGTCTATGTCGAGTACCAACGCAGACTACGAGCTGCCAATGCGCTGGATTTCGATGATCTTATTATGTGTACCGTCACCGTGTTGAGGCAGTTCCCTGAGGTTCGCGAACAGTATCGACGTCGGTTTCGGCATGTACTCGTTGATGAGTATCAGGACACTAACACCGCCCAATATCAGTTCATTCGTGAGCTGTGTGGGGATGACCCAGTCGAGCTAGATGACGGTGCTCGCAGTGTCGATCCGCCGGAGCTCATGGTGGTTGGCGATTCAGATCAGTCGATTTACGCATTTCGTGGCGCGACGATCCGTAACATCATTGACTTTGAAAAGGATTTTCCGGGGGCTAGGACGATTCTCCTGGAGCAGAATTATCGCTCGACTCAGACGATTCTTACCGCTGCAAACAATCTCATTAAGGTCAATCTAAATCGTCCCGCCAAAAACTTGTGGACTGATCAGGGCGATGGCGACAAAATCGTCGGGTATGTTGCTGATACTGAACATGACGAGGCCGCCTGGGTGGCCCGACGTATTGACGAACTCGTCGATGAGGGACGTACCAGCTATGGACAAGTAGCCGTTTTTTACCGTACCAACGCCCAATCGAGGGCCTTCGAGGATGTCTTTATTCGCACTGGCTTGCCCTACCGTGTCGTCGGCGGTGTGAGGTTCTACGAGCGCAAAGAAGTCCGGGACGCCGTCAGTTACCTGCGCGCGATCGCTAACCCCTCCGATGACGTTTCCCTGCGTCGCATCCTCAATACTCCGCGCCGTGGCATCGGGGCGCGAGCTGAAGCAGCCGTCGAGATGTTTGCTACTGCTCGCAGAATTAGCTTCTGGGAAGCTCTGAAACGGATCGATGAAATCGACGGTCTAGCAACCAGATCGGTCAATCAAATTCGAGCTTTCGTTAGCCTCATGGATGACCATATCGCCATGGTGGGGCAGGGGAAACGGGCCGACGAGATCGCCAACTCGATCCTGAAAGAATCCGGTTACATCACCGAGCTGGAGAACTCCAAAGACCCGCAGGATGAGACGAGGCTGGAAAACCTCGTCGAGCTTGTTTCGGTGGCTCAGGAATTCGTTGCCAGAGTTCATGCTGTCGATATTGACGAGGCTGAGCAGGGCAATGTCGAAGACCTCGAATTGTCCGGCGACGACTCTTTGCCGGCCTTCCTGGAGCAGATCGCCTTGGTCGCCGATTCCGACCAGGTACCAGCCGACTCCGATGGAGTCGTCACCCTCATGACCCTGCACACCGCCAAAGGTTTGGAGTTCGACACAGTTTTCATCACTGGATTTGAGGACGGTGTCTTCCCTCACATGAGGTCTCTTGCCGACGCCACTGAATTGTCTGAGGAGAGACGGCTGGCTTACGTCGGTATCACTCGCGCTCGCAAACAGCTGTTTGTGTCGCGGGCCTCTGTGCGCACGATGTGGGGCCAGGCTCAGTACAACCCACCGAGCCGATTCATCGACGAGATCCCTGAACACCTCATTGAGTGGGAGAGAATCGGCCAGGCCTCGGTGGGATGGTCAACTTCGGCGAGTGGCCGCTCGCAATCAGCACGCGGGGCCCTTCGCGACGACACTCCGGCCTTCGGTTCTGGACGAGGGTCAGCAAGTGCGCTCAAGGGACGCACCCTCGCGCTGTCGGTGGGGGATAAAGTGCTTCACTCGACCTTCGGGCTGGGGACCGTCAAAGCCACGTCAGGCCAGGGCGACAATGCCAAGGCTGATGTCGACTTCGGGTCAGCGGGGCTCAAGAGGTTGGCGTTGAGGTTCGCTCCACTGGAGAAGCTGTAA
- a CDS encoding methionine ABC transporter ATP-binding protein yields MATDITPSSAPQCPDHIVFEHVTKEFRTRSGTVRALDDVSLAIKRGSISAVIGHSGAGKSTLVRLINGLETPTRGRVLVDGTDVSQLSDKAMRPLRADIGMIFQQFNLFGSRTIYDNVAYPLKLAHWKKADEKKRVTELLSFVGLTSKAWDHPDQLSGGQKQRVGIARALATKPSILLADESTSALDPETTADVLSLLKRVNAELGVTVVVITHEMEVVRSIAQQVSVLAAGHLVESGSARQVFTHPQSETTQRFLATIIGQHPSGEEQARLQSENPDARLVDVSSVASHSFGDALARISRTGASFQIVHGGVIEVHDGSLGNYTVALSGPAQAVEQAARILDEVSNSAAPTASATVPTPTEEAH; encoded by the coding sequence ATGGCAACAGATATCACGCCTTCCTCGGCGCCGCAGTGTCCCGACCACATCGTCTTTGAACACGTCACTAAAGAATTTCGTACCCGCTCCGGCACAGTACGAGCCCTTGACGATGTGAGCCTGGCTATTAAGAGGGGTTCCATTTCAGCCGTTATCGGGCACTCCGGAGCTGGCAAATCCACCCTGGTTCGCCTCATCAACGGATTAGAGACTCCCACGCGTGGCCGCGTCTTGGTAGACGGCACCGACGTCTCGCAGCTCTCGGACAAAGCGATGCGCCCGCTACGCGCAGACATCGGGATGATCTTCCAACAGTTCAACCTATTCGGCTCAAGGACCATCTACGACAACGTTGCCTATCCACTCAAGCTGGCTCATTGGAAGAAAGCAGACGAGAAGAAGCGCGTCACCGAATTGCTGAGCTTCGTCGGGTTGACGAGCAAAGCCTGGGACCATCCAGACCAGCTCTCGGGCGGACAGAAACAGCGGGTTGGTATTGCCCGAGCGCTAGCAACTAAACCATCGATTTTGTTGGCTGACGAGTCCACCTCGGCGCTGGATCCAGAAACGACAGCTGATGTCCTATCCCTGCTCAAGCGGGTCAATGCGGAACTAGGGGTGACGGTCGTCGTCATCACCCACGAGATGGAGGTCGTCCGCTCGATTGCCCAGCAGGTCTCGGTACTAGCAGCTGGCCATCTCGTCGAGTCTGGAAGCGCCCGGCAGGTCTTCACTCATCCACAGTCAGAGACCACCCAGCGTTTCCTGGCGACGATTATCGGCCAGCACCCGAGTGGGGAGGAACAGGCACGGTTGCAGTCGGAAAACCCAGATGCACGACTCGTCGACGTCAGTTCGGTGGCCAGTCACTCGTTCGGTGACGCGTTAGCCCGTATAAGCCGTACCGGGGCGTCCTTCCAGATCGTCCACGGCGGCGTCATTGAAGTACACGACGGCTCGCTGGGCAATTACACGGTGGCCTTGTCTGGTCCAGCTCAGGCCGTCGAGCAGGCGGCTCGGATCCTCGACGAGGTATCCAATTCGGCGGCACCAACCGCATCCGCAACCGTCCCGACGCCCACTGAGGAGGCCCACTGA
- a CDS encoding MetQ/NlpA family ABC transporter substrate-binding protein — MSTPISSASTPEALPEKPGGRHTGLIIAAIIIVLAIIASIIFAVTKNTGQDSAADGKTTVKIGTTEAANDYWNVIKKKAAAESINIEVVSFNDYTQPNVALSQGQIDLNAFQHLLFLADYDVKNNDNITALAATYIVPLNIYSKKYQRLSQLPAGATIAIPNDATNQGRALLVLQEAGLLKLRGNGSALSTPADVITNQSKVKVKAIDAAQTAASLEGVDGAVVNNNFATDAGLDRNKVLYQDDAAGKSADPYLNIIAVKDADKDNPTYKKVAKLWSDPDVKNAIVKQSGGTAKIVSNHSKADLDKILSGLTTDIKKSNS, encoded by the coding sequence ATGAGCACGCCTATATCCTCAGCTTCCACCCCTGAGGCACTTCCCGAAAAACCCGGAGGACGCCACACCGGCCTCATCATCGCAGCAATCATCATCGTGCTTGCGATCATTGCCAGCATTATCTTCGCGGTAACCAAGAACACGGGACAGGACTCCGCAGCTGATGGCAAGACGACCGTCAAGATCGGCACGACTGAGGCAGCCAACGATTACTGGAACGTCATCAAGAAAAAGGCCGCTGCTGAGAGCATCAACATCGAAGTCGTCAGCTTTAACGACTACACCCAGCCTAACGTGGCGCTGTCCCAGGGACAGATCGACCTCAACGCCTTCCAGCACCTGCTCTTTCTGGCTGATTACGACGTCAAAAATAACGACAACATCACCGCGCTAGCTGCGACCTACATCGTCCCGCTAAATATCTACTCGAAAAAGTACCAGCGGCTCTCCCAGCTGCCCGCCGGGGCAACTATCGCCATCCCGAATGACGCCACCAATCAGGGACGCGCCCTGTTAGTGTTGCAGGAAGCTGGCTTGTTGAAGCTACGGGGTAACGGTTCAGCGTTATCCACCCCCGCTGATGTCATCACCAACCAGTCCAAGGTGAAGGTTAAGGCGATCGATGCAGCCCAAACTGCTGCCTCCCTCGAAGGCGTCGATGGTGCCGTCGTCAATAACAACTTTGCCACAGATGCCGGACTGGACCGCAACAAGGTTCTCTACCAAGATGATGCCGCCGGCAAGTCGGCCGATCCATACCTCAACATCATCGCAGTCAAGGACGCTGACAAGGACAACCCGACCTATAAAAAGGTCGCCAAGCTGTGGTCCGATCCCGACGTCAAAAATGCTATCGTCAAACAATCTGGCGGCACCGCCAAGATCGTCTCCAACCACTCCAAGGCCGATTTAGACAAGATACTTAGTGGCCTAACTACCGACATCAAGAAGTCGAATTCCTGA
- a CDS encoding chorismate mutase: MSEVPDELVVLRGAIDNMDAALIHLLAERFRITREVGRLKAECGLPPADPAREAEQIARLRQLAVESNLDPEFAQKVITFIVAEVVRHHEAIADESGDDSRVADAGEADVPGSGS; encoded by the coding sequence ATGAGTGAAGTGCCCGATGAATTGGTCGTGTTGCGTGGCGCGATTGACAACATGGACGCCGCCCTCATCCATCTGCTTGCCGAAAGGTTCCGGATTACCCGCGAGGTAGGCCGTCTCAAGGCTGAGTGCGGTCTACCTCCGGCCGACCCCGCCCGTGAGGCTGAGCAAATCGCGCGGTTGCGGCAGTTAGCGGTCGAGTCGAACCTCGACCCCGAATTCGCGCAGAAGGTCATCACGTTCATCGTGGCCGAGGTGGTGCGTCACCACGAAGCTATTGCTGACGAGTCTGGCGACGACTCTAGAGTGGCGGATGCGGGGGAGGCGGATGTCCCTGGGTCGGGCAGCTGA
- a CDS encoding GuaB3 family IMP dehydrogenase-related protein gives MYDIGRSKRATRAYSLDDIALIPSRRTRGTEMVNLEWRIDALTFDFPIMAAPMDSVMSPATAIEFGRLGGLGVLNLEGLWTRYEDPTPYLEELAGLSDDVATTRRMQEIYAEPIKAELITERMAEIRAAGVPVAGSLSPKNASRFSETVVNAGADFFVIRGTTVSAEHVANGDDVLDLRKFIYDLDVPVIVGGCATYQAALHLMRTGAAGVLVGFGGGATHTTRQVLGIQVSMASAIADVAEARRDYMDESGGRYVHVIADGSVGRSGDIAKAIACGADAVMVGSPLARATEAPGRGWHWGAEAWHPDLPRGARVHFEPVGTLAEVLNGPSRVPDGTMNLVGGLRQAMATTGYSEVKEFQRIELTIR, from the coding sequence ATGTACGACATCGGACGCAGCAAGCGTGCCACCCGGGCCTACAGCCTGGACGACATCGCCCTCATTCCCTCCCGGCGCACCCGTGGCACCGAGATGGTGAACCTGGAGTGGCGCATCGACGCACTCACCTTCGACTTCCCCATCATGGCCGCCCCCATGGACTCGGTTATGAGCCCTGCAACGGCTATTGAGTTTGGGCGTTTGGGCGGCCTTGGTGTGCTCAACCTTGAGGGTTTGTGGACCCGTTACGAGGATCCCACCCCGTACCTCGAGGAGCTAGCCGGGTTGAGCGACGATGTCGCCACCACCCGTCGGATGCAAGAGATTTACGCCGAGCCGATCAAGGCTGAGCTCATCACCGAACGGATGGCTGAGATCCGGGCCGCCGGGGTGCCGGTGGCGGGGTCGCTGTCACCGAAGAATGCCTCGCGTTTCTCCGAGACGGTGGTCAATGCCGGGGCGGACTTTTTCGTCATCCGTGGCACGACGGTGTCGGCGGAGCACGTGGCCAACGGTGACGACGTTCTCGACCTGCGTAAGTTCATTTACGATCTCGACGTCCCCGTGATCGTTGGCGGCTGCGCCACCTACCAGGCAGCCCTGCATCTCATGCGCACCGGTGCTGCTGGCGTCCTCGTGGGTTTCGGTGGGGGAGCGACCCATACCACCCGCCAGGTGCTGGGCATTCAGGTGTCGATGGCATCTGCGATCGCCGACGTCGCTGAGGCGCGTCGTGACTACATGGATGAGTCGGGGGGACGCTACGTCCACGTCATCGCTGATGGTTCGGTGGGTCGTTCTGGTGACATTGCCAAGGCCATCGCCTGCGGTGCTGACGCTGTCATGGTCGGTTCTCCGTTAGCTCGGGCTACTGAGGCTCCCGGTAGGGGTTGGCACTGGGGAGCGGAGGCATGGCACCCCGACCTGCCGCGTGGTGCTCGGGTTCACTTTGAGCCGGTGGGGACCCTCGCTGAGGTCCTTAATGGCCCTTCTCGTGTCCCGGACGGCACCATGAACCTTGTTGGTGGGCTGCGTCAGGCTATGGCCACCACTGGTTACTCGGAGGTCAAGGAGTTCCAGCGCATCGAGCTGACGATTCGCTAA
- the cysE gene encoding serine O-acetyltransferase: MSTETTALLRTLKRCKERAIEDLDAAMREDPAATSKLMVAIAYQGVHAIWAHRLAHAMWVKKPALRPLARLLSQLSRHITGIEIHPGATIGRRFFIDHGMGVVIGETAVVGDDVLMYHQVTLGGRARGQFKRHPTIGNRVLIGAGAKIIGNITVGDDCKIGANALVVKDVAPGTVVVGIPSKVHQGDVIA; this comes from the coding sequence ATGAGCACTGAGACGACGGCCCTGCTCCGGACCCTCAAGCGATGCAAGGAACGTGCGATCGAGGACCTCGACGCCGCCATGCGCGAGGATCCCGCCGCTACCTCGAAGCTCATGGTCGCCATCGCCTACCAAGGTGTTCACGCCATCTGGGCGCATCGCCTAGCCCACGCCATGTGGGTCAAGAAGCCCGCGCTGCGACCACTAGCGCGGTTGTTGTCACAATTGTCTCGCCACATCACCGGCATTGAGATCCATCCGGGAGCGACGATTGGACGCCGGTTCTTCATCGACCACGGCATGGGCGTCGTTATTGGTGAGACGGCGGTCGTCGGTGACGACGTCCTCATGTATCACCAGGTGACCCTCGGCGGCCGCGCCCGCGGACAGTTCAAGCGTCACCCCACGATTGGCAACCGTGTCCTCATCGGTGCCGGAGCCAAGATCATTGGCAACATCACGGTTGGCGACGACTGCAAGATCGGCGCCAACGCGTTGGTCGTCAAGGATGTCGCCCCCGGCACAGTCGTCGTCGGAATCCCGTCGAAGGTGCACCAGGGCGACGTCATCGCCTGA
- a CDS encoding GlsB/YeaQ/YmgE family stress response membrane protein codes for MEDRPMGFIGWIVLGLIAGAIAKAIMPGKQGGGFLVTLLLGVIGAVLGGWLGSAIFHKPLGKFWSPWTWLISIVGALIVLWIWGIITKKKAQ; via the coding sequence ATGGAGGATAGGCCCATGGGATTCATCGGATGGATTGTTCTCGGCCTCATCGCAGGCGCCATCGCTAAGGCCATCATGCCGGGCAAGCAGGGCGGCGGGTTCCTCGTTACTCTGCTTCTCGGTGTCATCGGCGCGGTCCTCGGCGGCTGGCTCGGTTCCGCTATCTTCCACAAACCGCTCGGTAAATTCTGGAGCCCCTGGACCTGGCTCATTTCAATCGTTGGTGCTCTTATCGTCCTGTGGATTTGGGGCATCATCACCAAGAAGAAGGCACAGTAA